In a genomic window of Streptomyces noursei ATCC 11455:
- a CDS encoding IS110 family transposase, whose protein sequence is MSRVWAGIDSGKTHHHCVVLDADGAKLLSRRVANDEPELLQLLADVLGLADDATWAVDMADGGAALLIALLVNHDQELLYIPGRAVNRAADGYRGEGKTDARDALVIADQARVRRDLKPIRPSDEITAELKLFTARRTDLACDRNRSINRLRATLTSMFPALERALDLTTKGPLVLLTGYQTPLAIRRVGLTRLTKWLSVRNVRNAESLATAAVRAAERQHTAVPGEAAIASLVGALVEEVMALNEKIADVDKLIEGRFRRHELAEVITSMPGIGSLLGAEFLAAVGSDMASFATPDRLAAFAGLAPAPHDSGKSHGNLHRPQQYHRGLQRVFYTSALISIRSDPNSRRFYDRKRAEGKRHIQAVLALARRRVNVFWALIRDRRCYQVIPPVTHAA, encoded by the coding sequence ATGAGCCGGGTATGGGCCGGGATCGACAGCGGCAAGACCCACCACCATTGCGTCGTCCTGGACGCCGACGGCGCCAAGCTGCTGTCGCGCCGGGTGGCCAACGACGAGCCGGAGCTCCTCCAGCTCCTTGCAGACGTCCTCGGACTCGCGGACGACGCAACGTGGGCGGTGGACATGGCCGACGGCGGTGCCGCACTGCTGATTGCACTGCTGGTCAACCACGATCAGGAACTGCTCTACATCCCCGGCCGCGCGGTCAACCGGGCCGCCGACGGCTACCGAGGCGAAGGCAAGACCGACGCCCGCGACGCGCTCGTCATCGCCGACCAGGCCCGCGTCCGCCGTGACCTGAAGCCCATACGTCCCAGCGACGAGATCACCGCGGAGCTGAAGCTGTTCACCGCGCGCCGCACCGACCTCGCATGCGACCGTAACCGGTCGATCAACCGCTTGCGTGCCACGCTGACCAGCATGTTTCCCGCACTGGAACGCGCGCTGGATCTGACCACCAAGGGGCCGCTGGTGCTGCTGACGGGCTATCAGACCCCGCTGGCAATCCGTCGCGTGGGCCTGACCCGTCTCACCAAGTGGCTGAGCGTCCGCAACGTTCGCAATGCGGAGTCCCTGGCCACCGCTGCGGTCAGAGCCGCCGAGCGGCAGCACACCGCCGTCCCCGGCGAAGCGGCCATCGCCTCGCTGGTGGGTGCGCTGGTCGAGGAGGTGATGGCCCTCAACGAGAAGATCGCGGACGTCGACAAGCTCATCGAGGGCCGGTTTCGCCGCCACGAACTCGCCGAAGTGATCACCAGCATGCCGGGAATTGGCTCCCTGCTGGGCGCAGAATTCCTGGCCGCCGTGGGCAGCGACATGGCATCCTTCGCCACCCCGGACCGGCTGGCCGCCTTCGCCGGCCTGGCTCCCGCCCCGCACGACTCCGGGAAGTCCCACGGCAACCTGCACCGACCGCAGCAGTACCACCGCGGCCTCCAGCGGGTCTTCTACACCTCCGCGCTGATCAGCATCCGCAGCGACCCGAACTCGCGCCGCTTTTACGACCGCAAACGCGCTGAGGGGAAGCGCCACATCCAAGCCGTCCTCGCGCTTGCCCGCCGACGAGTCAACGTCTTCTGGGCTCTGATCCGTGACCGTCGGTGTTACCAAGTGATACCTCCAGTCACTCATGCGGCTTGA
- a CDS encoding helix-turn-helix domain-containing protein, with the protein MAAPSSSSAQEARQNLADRLREICRDAGLEGKQLAAKCGWHPSKVSRIATAKTAPSADDIAAWCRACGVEDQAQDLIASLKAANGTWVQWGRMERTGLRRAQEGVLPIFQRTRWFRWYSPAFVPGLLQTCGYTEDVLRAVQRRRVLIDDVADAVAVRMDRQRVLYERKKHFAFLMEQPVLTNSLGTADTQIEQLEHLLTVEALPNVSIGLVPSRVGRPRMPVEGFYIFDQVQANVELVSGYLTVTQPSEVAMYGNAFSTMAEMAVYGEKARRLITSAMDALA; encoded by the coding sequence ATGGCAGCCCCGTCATCGTCCAGCGCCCAGGAAGCCCGGCAGAATCTCGCAGACCGTCTCCGCGAGATCTGCCGGGATGCCGGCCTGGAAGGCAAGCAACTGGCAGCGAAGTGCGGTTGGCACCCGTCGAAGGTCTCCCGCATCGCCACTGCCAAGACTGCACCCTCCGCCGATGACATCGCGGCCTGGTGCCGGGCGTGCGGAGTGGAGGACCAGGCGCAGGACCTCATAGCCTCTCTGAAGGCCGCTAACGGCACGTGGGTCCAGTGGGGCCGTATGGAGCGAACCGGCCTGCGGAGGGCGCAGGAAGGCGTCCTCCCGATCTTTCAGCGCACTCGTTGGTTTCGGTGGTACTCCCCAGCGTTCGTTCCCGGGCTGCTCCAGACTTGTGGGTACACGGAGGACGTACTTCGCGCGGTTCAGCGCAGGCGCGTGCTGATCGACGACGTTGCCGATGCGGTGGCTGTCCGCATGGACCGTCAGCGGGTGCTGTACGAGCGAAAGAAGCATTTCGCGTTCTTGATGGAGCAGCCAGTGTTGACCAACTCGCTGGGCACCGCCGACACGCAGATTGAACAGCTCGAACACCTCTTGACGGTCGAAGCACTGCCCAACGTGAGCATCGGGCTAGTGCCTTCCCGGGTCGGCCGGCCCCGGATGCCGGTCGAAGGCTTCTACATCTTCGACCAGGTGCAAGCCAACGTCGAGCTGGTGTCCGGCTACCTCACGGTCACACAGCCCAGCGAAGTAGCCATGTATGGCAACGCGTTCTCGACCATGGCCGAGATGGCTGTCTACGGCGAGAAGGCTCGGAGGCTGATCACATCGGCCATGGACGCCCTCGCGTAA
- a CDS encoding DUF397 domain-containing protein, which produces MTTEFPEFLRWYKSSYSGNGGQCVEVAANLVASRGVVPVRDSKDPHGPAVSFPVTSFSAFIAAVKNGAF; this is translated from the coding sequence GTGACGACCGAATTCCCCGAATTCCTCCGTTGGTACAAGTCCTCCTACAGCGGCAACGGCGGCCAGTGCGTCGAGGTTGCCGCTAACCTCGTCGCCTCGCGCGGCGTGGTTCCGGTCCGCGACAGCAAGGACCCGCACGGGCCCGCCGTATCCTTCCCCGTCACGTCCTTCTCCGCGTTCATCGCGGCCGTCAAGAACGGCGCGTTCTGA
- a CDS encoding DUF6879 family protein, translated as MPTRAEDQWSRVTTSAVHLEMRDSYIRDDPAFIAWQQGRVEEASAAYQGWTARVKELTARGVVVRRARIISEPISDYCRFEYDVTGPVNLAGGELVRWLPRRRASDIALPGNDFWIFDGSHGKFNHFTGDGSSAGPEPITEPRVVKLCADAFEAVWERAIPHEEYKPV; from the coding sequence GTGCCAACGAGGGCTGAAGACCAGTGGTCCCGCGTCACCACTAGCGCGGTCCACCTGGAGATGCGGGACAGCTACATTCGGGATGACCCGGCCTTCATCGCCTGGCAACAGGGCAGAGTCGAAGAGGCGTCCGCCGCCTACCAGGGATGGACCGCGCGTGTGAAGGAACTGACCGCGCGTGGAGTGGTCGTGCGTCGCGCCCGGATCATCAGCGAACCGATCTCGGACTACTGCCGGTTCGAGTACGACGTCACAGGTCCGGTGAACCTCGCAGGCGGTGAACTGGTGCGCTGGCTGCCTCGTCGACGCGCATCGGACATCGCCCTACCCGGGAACGACTTCTGGATCTTCGACGGTTCGCACGGCAAGTTCAACCACTTCACGGGCGACGGGTCCTCGGCCGGCCCGGAACCCATCACGGAACCGCGAGTGGTGAAGCTCTGCGCCGACGCCTTCGAAGCCGTATGGGAACGGGCCATCCCGCACGAGGAGTACAAGCCCGTCTGA
- a CDS encoding HNH endonuclease → MTRRRRRPAPARRPRRPRRPPLYARDEVLARWSGCAYCDGPADELDHVLPLARGGRDAADNVVAACRTCNAAKYTHTLACWALTKGNAAACACDS, encoded by the coding sequence GTGACCCGGCGCCGCAGGCGTCCGGCTCCAGCTCGGCGCCCGCGTCGACCACGCCGGCCTCCGCTGTACGCCCGGGACGAAGTCCTCGCCCGCTGGTCCGGCTGCGCCTACTGCGACGGCCCCGCCGACGAGCTGGACCACGTACTCCCCCTCGCCCGCGGAGGACGGGACGCGGCGGACAACGTCGTGGCCGCCTGCCGCACCTGCAATGCCGCGAAGTACACCCACACCCTGGCCTGTTGGGCCCTGACCAAAGGAAACGCCGCCGCGTGCGCATGCGATTCATGA
- a CDS encoding helix-turn-helix domain-containing protein has translation MNKNDLNPHASPQAAYGARLRSAREVRGWTQEDLAARMDYSSVHVSAVENARKPPTLRFSRSIDRALGLVGTADAFERQYREIKHGSLLEGFPEYVSFEGRAVEIRLYEVGVIPGLLQTPEYAATLEADAVRREAITPEQAKERVELVSRRQDTLARTPSPLIHAVLDESCVRRPMGDHTVMDAQFDRLLKFAEMPNTVLQVAPFAMGARRPFSLPVTVLTMTDRSIMSYAESAQRGHLERDNASVVPILTAYHQLQAEALSQTASVAMIEQLRKGTL, from the coding sequence GTGAACAAGAACGACTTAAACCCGCATGCGTCTCCTCAGGCGGCCTACGGAGCACGTCTGCGCAGCGCGCGAGAGGTGCGTGGCTGGACGCAAGAAGACCTTGCCGCCCGCATGGACTACTCCAGCGTGCATGTCTCAGCCGTCGAAAATGCTCGGAAACCTCCAACTCTCCGATTCTCGCGTAGCATTGATCGCGCCCTCGGCCTCGTAGGTACAGCAGACGCGTTCGAGCGCCAGTACCGCGAAATCAAACACGGCAGCCTGCTGGAGGGGTTTCCTGAGTACGTGAGCTTCGAGGGTCGCGCCGTGGAGATCAGGCTGTATGAAGTGGGTGTTATCCCTGGCCTGCTCCAGACACCGGAGTACGCGGCAACACTGGAAGCTGACGCAGTCCGGCGGGAAGCCATCACGCCCGAGCAAGCAAAAGAACGGGTGGAGCTGGTGTCACGAAGGCAAGACACACTGGCCCGCACTCCATCGCCCCTGATTCATGCGGTGCTTGACGAGAGCTGCGTTCGCCGACCTATGGGAGACCACACGGTCATGGACGCTCAGTTTGATCGCCTGCTGAAGTTCGCCGAGATGCCGAACACGGTGCTCCAAGTCGCCCCCTTCGCCATGGGTGCGCGGCGGCCCTTCAGCCTGCCCGTCACCGTGCTGACCATGACAGACCGCTCAATCATGTCGTACGCCGAGTCCGCACAGCGGGGTCACCTCGAACGGGACAACGCTTCCGTGGTGCCCATACTGACGGCCTACCATCAGTTGCAGGCCGAAGCGCTCTCTCAGACGGCGTCAGTGGCCATGATCGAGCAGTTGCGAAAGGGCACCCTGTGA